The genomic DNA ggaatttccgaaaaaattgtatagatcggatcactatagcatatagttgccatacaaactgaacaatcggaatcaagtacttgtatgggaaacttttttattttacgtgatatcttcacgatatttggcgtgggttattgtctaaggcaataatgcaaaatCATAAAGCTACcaaacaaattgaacgatccgAATCAAATtgtgtgaaggatattatacttgtagcttcggtgcagtcgaagttaacgttttctcttgtttaatataaaattttttcaaaacctgaaagtatttcccggCTTTGAGAATTatgaaagtattaaatataactTGCTTACTacttttaaatttccttaatATCGTACTTTCATCAGCTTCTAAATAGTAATATTCTATTTGTAGTCACAAGACTTTTCTCGACCACTCTACTACATTTTATTCATTACataatatgtaccatatattgaACTATGAAAACACTTAAATAATATCGAGTGCTTTTGTTTGTGTCtggaattgaaaatggattTTCTTTGATTGCaccttatactttttttttttaaaacatatgtattttctttTCAGTGAGTGGGCACACGAAATAGCTATTAACCACTATACCTACTTTTATTCATACCCATTTTCATATATCCTTTCGTTGCTTTCTTTTTGCAGGGAGCGGTGGCGAAGGTCTTCACTGCGGTGCTAGTCTCATTAACGACCGCTACGTTTTAACGGCAGGACATTGTGTTAGCAAGCGTGTACTCCCTGCACATTGGCGCTTAACTGGAGTTCGTTTGGGTGAATGGGACTTAGAGACACAAAACGATTGCAAATTTGATAGCAAGGGCAATAAACTCTGTTCGAGTCCACAtatcaatttaaatattgagGAAGAAATATGCCATCCACTATACGATGTTAGAACCCAAACATATGATATAGCCTTACTGCGTCTTCAAGAAAGAGTCAATTTCAATGCTTTCACCAGTCCTATTTGTTTGCCGATAACCACAAACTCTTCGGCAAGTAATTATGAAGGCGTTACTATGGATATTGCTGGTTGGGGTGCAACAGAAACATCCAATAGTAgccaaaagaaattaaaagcgTTGGTGAGAGGTGAAAATCTGGAAAAGTGCAAAGCAAAATACCGTACTTACACTAGAATCGAGTTAGGCAACAGTCAAATGTGTGCGGGCGGTGAGAAAAGTATTGACACGTGTCGCGGTGACTCTGGAGGACCACTAATGTTTGCTCAATCTGTTAATGGAAGAGAAGCATACTTTTTGGTTGGTGTAGTTTCGTTTGGTCCCTCACCGTGTGGACAAGAGGGCTTCCCCGGTGTTTACACCCGTGTAGATGCTTTCATTAGTTGGATACAAAACACTATTAGAACGTAGAGAGTTTCCTTGCTTTTAACCAGACAGAAAATAACagttattgctttattttttattaaaaaaattattatgaaagaaAGGTCGGATATATATgacgtaaaaataaaaaaatttatgttttgatttttttttcacttacaAAATAAGAATTATTTCATAACTTCTATTTATTTCTCACAGATGAATAGATATGCggtgagttttttgtttttccttaaCAAATAATACTAAGCTAAGTTATTATTTGATAgggcaaaacaaaaacaaacttaCTCTTCAACTCTTATAGCAAAAGAGTTAAATAAAACTCATTCATTATTCTATGAGCAATAAATAAAAGCTATGAAATAACTCTTAtttagcaaaatataaaaatataacgaTTATTTTGTcaggaaaaaatataaattgaacaataatTATTAAACTGGATTTATTCCCCATTTACACATAGCTGTTATGATCTTCCTTTTTAACTCTTCTTAATACATATGTgtctgaaaaacaaaaaaatatgtgtttttttttacatcgaTATATATTGACAGTAATTTTATTGCTCGTTTAACAGTCAGTActatcagagaatgtaaatgaatagagaaggagcaaatgttaaatgaaatctttttgagtactaacagcagagaacgtaaatgaataaagaaggagcaaatgttagcagtactaaaatgttaattacgatggaggaacatcgaaaacgcgcaaattggaaaataaaatttcaccacaactatcagggtacgaaacgaactacaccactctataagcaaaatgtatatacatacatatgcacagatgttctttgatatgcgcataaacaaaacttaaaataataaaaaggaaaataattgacttatgaagagaaaatataagtaatgagggaaataatatgaaaatagaactaaaatatcatttaataaaaaagagttataaacataaaaaaagagtatataaaaatatgtgataggatatgaacttaggcaaaatattttacattgccataaagaagtgtgctatacaagcagcaccacagacgataCTCGAGTAATTCTGTCTAATCTGTAAActgaaacagctattgttgtttacttgcttcaatattcatatgtctatatgtgaatattcttgaaattgccttccttcattcgcatgtccaaatatatttgcatatatgaacacatatgtacatatgtatgtacttaaatatgtctttcgcaaaaaatcaaacattcgcgcaagtgacaaaaaaacgtagacgcaccatcatcggccaataatattcaagcaaactcgcggcttattttctaagtattttatattacaacgacaacaattcattcataaggaacgtgcgtctgcttcaaagcaaagtgcgttcgttcataactctgcgccgcgctattttttctgtgcgcctggtaaaccacatttggttttcatatttcaatttgtatcactgaaaatcctaccatgtccctcgcatttgtatgttgcccacaagctgcttcctcacaacatttgctaaaaatcagaaattgaagaatttgtctgatgttcccttcagaaaggagaattggcaacatgacctcttagcgagttaaaataatatttatatatttgcatattatgcactttaTATGgcattaaagtaaaaaatgtatataaaattgccattcataagaaatctttaactacttctgcacactgcatatagtacttataTAGTAGTATAGTACTATATTTCCtgatatatttcaattatatcagggggtaaaatatgctattaaagaaattgaattatgatatgcttagactccaattaataaaataaaaaaattaaataaaatttcagtttcatgagttttagggcTCGAACggataggttcgtattcggatcgtgcttaaccccttcccgcttacgacctcagccacctcaaaagtggaaacgcggccgcttagccaccgttttattgttatgctttgttcaataagcaattactcacgcaacgcccatacataagttggaaaaatagcctattaaatgtttattttattatgaattctggggtttttaccgataatacagatttttaattcagaaggcttttcataattataaatttgtcatatcataaaaattgaaaacataaatctaaataggtatgcgcaacgatttttcatataggattcgcatattgtgtggtgtatttttctttttcgaagttatatttttcgatgttccctcatctggaactacaaattagtactcaaaaagatttcatttaacatttgctccttctctattcatttacattctctgccgATGGTGAGAATTGGCTGACCGTGTGAACTGCTGTATTAACTCCTCCcctcttaaatattatatgattgTCCTCGATCATCAATAGAAAGGTAAATcggtaaattttatatgatttggAAAATTGTTATTTGCTACCGGCGGGAAAACTCCTTGACTAATATTTGGCCTTTTTGTGTCTTTTTCGatatagtttattttaatatttcttcttcGTACCAAGGTTAGTAGTATAATGGTTGTAATTAAAGCTACCGATGTTAGACTGCCAATAGATAACGCAGCTTTCTTGAGGAAATTTATTCGTTTGATGTTAGTTAGGTGTAACTCTTTTAGAGCTCCCAATGATAGTAATTCGATTCTTTCTTTTTCCCGTGGGGCTGGTTGCAAAATTGCGGTAATTGCTTCAATTGATTTTACTTCAATATTGCCAAATATTTGAttgttaattttgattgttgTGTTGTAGAATATTACAACATGGGTTCCATTTACTTCTTGAGTTGTCCCATTTGCTTCTATCTTTCCATTGAATTGATTTAGTAGTATTATTACTGTTTTGATTTCTTCAACTGTTGGCACGTGATTCCCGTTTGTAAATATACATGTTGAATTTAGACTATTTACTATTCTACTTAAACATTCATCATTACTTAaatctattaaatttgtttctttacaaattgctagttcattaatattttcacaatcACTTTTAATTccgtatattttatttcttccttttagaatttctttataatcggttttaattataacattattttcttttttaaccgGTCTTATAATTATTCTTTTAAATGTTTCGTATAATGTTAATGGAATTTTTATCATGTACAAGATAGTCATTTCTTtacttaatacatttatttttgaaaattttaatgcttcTTCGGCATTTTTAAAAggcattttttcttcttttaactTCTTTATGGAAAGTTTAATTTCGtcattgcttaaaattattgagTTTACTATATTCTTCTTTGCCCATTAAAtggcatattttatattaattaattcctCTTTTATCAATCTGATTCTATTCTGTGGATttatcattatttctgttataaTGTCTTCgtctttttttatagtatttagcattttattgacaatatttgttatattatttatgcgtttttcgaataaattgttaataattatttgattattattattttggtttagattattcaaattattatttatgataTTAAGATCATTGTGATCAGGAGATCCggctatatatttttatgccgtTCCTAGGATGTCAATTGATCTTCTTCTTTTGCTGTTTTCTATGGGTTTAAGGGTGTTAAGGATTTCGAATGTTTGGGTGGTTTCGTGTTGGAGGATAGGATAAAGGAAATGATCTTTAGGGACTTGTGTCGTTATTTCATCATAAGTTTGTCTTAAGAAATGTTCGTAACGGTCTAGGTCAATGAGGTGTATCAGTCTTAGGGTACCGTCTTGTATTTTTGCATTTCCGTTGTCTATTGTAACAAGTTGAGCCTTActgtaatccaaaatttttacatCTGCTTGTAAAGATGTAATTGCAGTGGAAATAATTATAAGTTTTAATGAATCCATTTCTCCTAAAAAAGATAGTTCAAGTTTTTATTAGGGATTTATGTATTACACGTCCTGATATTGTTTTCACAGTTGTTCTATTGTTTTCGGATACTAtttcttttctaaatttttttgttaattttgaaccaattcttttatttattttcgcgtATATTATATCACCTGGAGAGTAATCTTTAGGTTCTGTTCTTTTACTGTTGTGATAAGCAAGATCTTGTTCCTGTTTTTTCCTGAGTAATCTAGTAATTTCGTTCCTTTGCTCTTCTAAGTGTTGGGGGTCTGTAAAAATTCTATTTCCAAAGAATGTGGCTAAAGGTTTATTTTTGGTTGTTGAGTGTATTGATGCATTGTATTCTTGCACCGATTTGAATAATAGTTCTTCGAATGTGATTCCTATATTGTTAGCTTTTAAGCATCTCATAATTTCGGAAAGGATGCTATGGAATCTTTCAACTTGTTCGTTGCTGGTGCTACTGTAGGGTGGTGTGGTATAAACATTTATAGACATTTGGTCTTTGAGTAAGGTTGATATTGTGGCAGAATTAAGAGATTTTTCATTATCTACTATAACTTGTTTTGGTATACCGAAAGCGATCATTAATTCTCCTATTGGGTTTTTAATATGTTCTATTGCTTTAGACTGTATAATTTTCACCTGCGcgtatttggaaaatttatcaATGGCCGTGAGTATTAGCCTTTTTTCTGTCGAGTAAATGTCGATATGTACAATTTCTCCTGGAAACTTCGGAATGGGAGTGTTTTGTATCTGTGGTTTTGGAGGATGTCTGTCACAAAGTAAAATTTCCgtaatatttgtgttttattttcacGACTATTTCTATGTGCTCTTTGATGTTCCGTAATAATTATTTCTTCCTGTTCTGTGTGTGACACGATATCCTGTAGTAGAGATTGTGTAAatcgaatttttatatttgcaaaGTGAAGTGGGTATATTTCTTGAATTTTCCCCATTAAGCTTTCTGTGGTGTGtgagacgagttgggcatccTTTTTATCTCTGGTATTGAtatcttcaacgagctctcaatttcacgagcacataaatatatatgtacacacaagtccgtgtatcagggtgtacctaaatatcccaacataaggacataaaagtattgttaaattaaaagtgcgattcttaattaaattaagaaaatttaaattacactcacaacaaaatatttaaaataaaatacaaattaaaaaatttagttcgcaagtaaatattatatttatctagtccgaaaaaaactcgTATATACTGCACtacaccgattcaagacatctctgaatcgttattagaaataaaaaaacaaaatattgacaatttttggactggtctccaaacggctcatgacgccatagtagattatgacaattcagatctaccacacgattttaaatcatcggcttacgcactatacaaAAACTGCTAAGACCAGTACGAAAAAACAAAAGCTAtaatttctgatcaattaaagctaatagaagcgattgcacctactccacatccgagagtagagctgccacaaattcaaagtcaagaggcaagttctggcatccatctcgaggtgcccgcatgtgacacagaaatatttaatattatacataatattttatggaggttatgaagaatggccgtccttccgggacatgttcactgccgtattcatcaaccatccaaaattatcaaagcacaaaaattgtatcaccttcgatacaaaacaaaaggtcaagcaggcgtcatagtcaaacagttcgcactaaatgacgacaatttcaatttggcttgggaagctctaaaagcaagatatgaaaatgaaaaaatattggtcgataaacaagtaacgacactaataaacttgcctaaaactcaataagaaacaagtgaagaatttattagactacaatccactgtttctaattgtttgtcggttttatcgactcaaaatattcccacaaacagctgggaccctatactggtaaacatatgcaccgccgcattaccagaaaaatcattacttttgtgggagcaatcactctcatcacgaaagaaatgccccacgtggcaacaaatgaaaaactttctaactacccagtacgaaatcgctgaaagggtagataaaaatctaattaaaacaaaaattggtcaacacgacctaaaaagaagcttcaatagatcccaagctagtagcaaaaacaaattaaacagaagcttttacaaaacgcaatcgttcacatccgaacagaataacCTTGCgccatgcgaactatgcacaagagggcataaactacaatcttgcgagatatttaaaaaattaaaaattcacaaaagaaaaatgtcataaaatcaaaaagattatgtacaaattgcttgtcacatacgcatactcataaaaattgttaaagcaaattcaattgcatctactgtcgaaaaagacatcacacaatgcttcactacagcacatttcccagctcaccccaaaggggtgcatatattagtataaaaagaatcacgggtttagtttcaactaGAAATCCCAAAAaccacaataccgaaaattgccaaatagcaccatgttgctcaaaggcacaaaacacttaaacgctacacagcgaaatacaaattgggcattactacccacagcagtcatctccatcgaacatcgaggagaactctacaaacttagagccttaatagaccaaggagcacaacgatccttcatagtgtctagggcacaaaataggctaaaactgccatcaaaacaatcgaattttgaaattacgggaatgggcgcaggagtagtccaaaactcaaacaaaatcttcCCCCCAAGaggataagcgaattgtagcagaagctatagtcctaccgcaacttactaacatgcttccaagctatcacataaatagcaagcattggcaaaaggtttcacacctaaagctaacagatcccaactgcaacgcccccgctcaaatagatattataataggcagcgatctcataccacagataatactcgaaggtattgagaaaatttcaaatacactattggcacaaaataccattttcggttggatcctaagtggactagttacggaatcAGCTACCGctatgacaactcaagttgaggaaatctcaaatgaatacctcaatttacaattgaaaatattttgggagttagaagaacttcccccatttcaattacaaccccagaagatcattattgtgaagacttttacaaagccacaactactcgatcaaataatggtcggcacgtcgtacgactaccgctAAAGTTACAATTTTCTAActctccacgaattggcagaaaaataaaataaaataaagtcagaatttcctttgACATTcccaatattaaaaacacatacatatataacctttcgaccccgcaggatggctttcgccaataatgatgcAAAAATCATGAGCCATGTGGTTTTGCCAAATTAGTATCCACGTACGcatataagttatatttttattatcagttttactgttcctttattcggtagcgacggtgttgtcgactaccacgaactatttaaataatagttattaatttattatcactacttttactataagtacaatagtttgaatatttatgtgcgttgtgattggtagcgacggtgttgtcgactacccactaactatttaaataatattccgattatgcgatagcgacggtgttgtcgaccacggaattatgttattttaaataaacacaagttgagttccgttcttaaacgtttttattaaaactacatttctcttatttataacctactattactatcgccactactgccattgacgctgcttttctgagtttctgctgacgcctaagcttgtgtaaggcattgcgttacatccgccggtcacgcgttcggt from Bactrocera oleae isolate idBacOlea1 chromosome 3, idBacOlea1, whole genome shotgun sequence includes the following:
- the LOC106622554 gene encoding serine protease easter isoform X2, with the protein product MNSLRNIAVPFALNFITYGAVSGDHCETPNGKNGHCKSIFECGSLLPLVKDNLSARERNFLAKSVCGQGNRQVCCPDPPTNTRGDLPLPPSCGNIPLKERIFGGSATDIDEFPWTALLIYAKGSGGEGLHCGASLINDRYVLTAGHCVSKRVLPAHWRLTGVRLGEWDLETQNDCKFDSKGNKLCSSPHINLNIEEEICHPLYDVRTQTYDIALLRLQERVNFNAFTSPICLPITTNSSASNYEGVTMDIAGWGATETSNSSQKKLKALVRGENLEKCKAKYRTYTRIELGNSQMCAGGEKSIDTCRGDSGGPLMFAQSVNGREAYFLVGVVSFGPSPCGQEGFPGVYTRVDAFISWIQNTIRT
- the LOC106622554 gene encoding serine protease easter isoform X1, with protein sequence MNSLRNIAVPFALNFITYGAVSGETGYGACQTPNGKIGECILIQKCTELYNMAVKPNLEEVDITFLRQSRCGSLGKNILVCCLKPVSGNLDHCETPNGKNGHCKSIFECGSLLPLVKDNLSARERNFLAKSVCGQGNRQVCCPDPPTNTRGDLPLPPSCGNIPLKERIFGGSATDIDEFPWTALLIYAKGSGGEGLHCGASLINDRYVLTAGHCVSKRVLPAHWRLTGVRLGEWDLETQNDCKFDSKGNKLCSSPHINLNIEEEICHPLYDVRTQTYDIALLRLQERVNFNAFTSPICLPITTNSSASNYEGVTMDIAGWGATETSNSSQKKLKALVRGENLEKCKAKYRTYTRIELGNSQMCAGGEKSIDTCRGDSGGPLMFAQSVNGREAYFLVGVVSFGPSPCGQEGFPGVYTRVDAFISWIQNTIRT